The following proteins are encoded in a genomic region of Blastococcus colisei:
- the chvE gene encoding multiple monosaccharide ABC transporter substrate-binding protein yields the protein MSRKLGLTAASAVLALTLAACGGEGAGSNNDTSDAAPEDLSIGVSMPTETSERWIADGNSVQEQLEAEGYEVDLQYAGDDIPTQAQQVDSMITQGVDALIVAAIDGTALSSQLQAAADAGIPVISYDRLIRDSENVDFYVSFDNFQVGVAQAESLVEGLGEGGPFNIELFAGSLDDNNAHFFFDGAMSVLQPLIDAGTLVVPSGQTDIEQVAILRWQQETAQRRMEDLLTSSYSGGQQLDGVLSPYDGLSRGIITALQNAGYGPTISEGDRPMPIVTGQDAEIASVKLIADGVQYSTIFKDTRLLAEQAVVAAQAFLEGEEPEANDTETYDNGVKVVPSYLLPIETVTADNIQEVLVDSGYWTAEEVASGQAEG from the coding sequence GTGAGCAGGAAGCTCGGCTTGACCGCCGCGAGCGCCGTCCTGGCGCTCACGCTGGCGGCATGTGGCGGCGAGGGCGCCGGCAGCAACAACGACACGTCGGACGCGGCCCCCGAGGACCTCTCGATCGGTGTCTCGATGCCGACCGAGACGTCCGAGCGGTGGATCGCCGACGGCAACTCCGTCCAGGAGCAGCTGGAGGCCGAGGGCTACGAGGTCGACCTGCAGTACGCCGGCGACGACATCCCGACCCAGGCCCAGCAGGTGGACTCGATGATCACCCAGGGCGTCGACGCCCTGATCGTCGCCGCCATCGACGGCACGGCGCTGTCCAGCCAGCTGCAGGCGGCCGCCGACGCCGGCATCCCGGTCATCTCCTACGACCGGCTGATCCGCGACAGCGAGAACGTCGACTTCTACGTCAGCTTCGACAACTTCCAGGTCGGCGTCGCGCAGGCCGAGTCGCTGGTCGAGGGCCTCGGCGAGGGCGGTCCGTTCAACATCGAGCTGTTCGCCGGCTCGCTGGACGACAACAACGCCCACTTCTTCTTCGACGGCGCCATGTCGGTGCTGCAGCCGCTGATCGACGCCGGCACCCTGGTCGTCCCCTCGGGCCAGACCGACATCGAGCAGGTGGCCATCCTGCGCTGGCAGCAGGAGACCGCGCAGCGGCGCATGGAGGACCTGCTGACCTCCTCCTACAGCGGCGGCCAGCAGCTCGACGGCGTCCTCTCGCCGTACGACGGCCTGTCCCGCGGCATCATCACCGCCCTGCAGAACGCCGGGTACGGCCCGACGATCAGCGAGGGTGACCGCCCGATGCCGATCGTCACCGGCCAGGACGCCGAGATCGCCTCGGTCAAGCTCATCGCCGACGGTGTCCAGTACTCGACGATCTTCAAGGACACCCGTCTGCTGGCCGAGCAGGCCGTGGTCGCCGCCCAGGCGTTCCTCGAGGGCGAGGAGCCGGAGGCCAACGACACCGAGACCTACGACAACGGCGTGAAGGTCGTCCCGTCGTACCTGCTCCCGATCGAGACCGTGACGGCCGACAACATCCAGGAGGTCCTGGTCGACAGCGGCTACTGGACGGCTGAAGAGGTCGCGTCGGGCCAGGCCGAGGGCTGA
- a CDS encoding DUF5926 family protein encodes MASRKRSSAPAAAPEGINPKAPCFCGSGRRYKHCHGSGYAPPVTRPFEGLPGEADWVALRELVPAATAVLRTTDGREVTLASVLPGGTPALVRANGEIVVGAQMHASSDDVSRDIGTSLAAALEAPAGAPVDPGPIGAAGSAGPRLQELLDLSAPFEVTVHDDFGFWLEGTDPSAAAMAGLEPANEAILPTVRLEGLEAAYWVRPGDERAHLRWVRPEPEEKLLDALARLSASGQILLGEGTRYAGAFRALGLVVPVWDLPADIAAEDWVGPATEFQSRLEQALAVTEPLTSDERRARAGLISRQITLR; translated from the coding sequence ATGGCTTCCCGCAAGCGCTCCTCCGCCCCCGCCGCCGCGCCGGAGGGCATCAACCCGAAGGCCCCGTGCTTCTGCGGGTCCGGTCGCCGCTACAAGCACTGCCACGGGTCGGGCTACGCCCCGCCGGTGACCCGGCCCTTCGAGGGCCTGCCGGGTGAGGCCGACTGGGTCGCCCTGCGCGAGCTGGTGCCGGCGGCCACGGCCGTGCTGCGGACGACGGACGGCCGCGAGGTCACCCTCGCCAGCGTCCTGCCCGGTGGCACCCCGGCCCTGGTGCGGGCCAACGGCGAGATCGTGGTCGGCGCCCAGATGCATGCGTCCTCCGACGACGTCAGCCGCGACATCGGCACGTCGCTCGCCGCGGCGCTCGAGGCCCCGGCCGGCGCTCCGGTCGACCCGGGCCCGATCGGCGCCGCCGGCTCGGCCGGTCCGCGACTGCAGGAGCTGCTCGACCTCTCGGCGCCGTTCGAGGTGACCGTGCACGACGACTTCGGTTTCTGGCTGGAGGGGACCGATCCGTCCGCCGCGGCCATGGCCGGTCTGGAGCCCGCCAACGAGGCGATCCTGCCGACCGTCCGCCTGGAGGGGCTCGAGGCGGCGTACTGGGTGCGGCCGGGAGACGAGCGGGCTCACCTGCGCTGGGTGCGGCCGGAGCCCGAGGAGAAGCTGCTCGACGCGCTCGCCCGGCTCTCGGCGTCGGGCCAGATCCTGCTCGGCGAGGGAACCCGCTACGCCGGAGCCTTCCGCGCCCTCGGGCTCGTCGTCCCCGTCTGGGACCTGCCCGCCGACATCGCGGCAGAGGACTGGGTGGGGCCGGCGACGGAGTTCCAGTCCCGGCTCGAGCAGGCACTGGCCGTGACCGAGCCGCTGACCTCCGACGAGCGCCGGGCCCGAGCCGGCCTGATCTCCCGGCAGATCACGCTCCGCTGA